One Euphorbia lathyris chromosome 1, ddEupLath1.1, whole genome shotgun sequence DNA segment encodes these proteins:
- the LOC136231940 gene encoding uncharacterized protein isoform X1, with product MEEIVKEQQPAIVVTGKSKLRYPLRSATKVKEESPPVADLSNSSTSKKGRSVSSVSKSVSVLNLSSKEKSAKPPRRLSTPAKSALNVVAKSTGTITPISEARTMSKRSTSGQAKNETPLSDISRTSSRKKFNMLASSSYWLSQIKLSESVSKHSISIGFFKLALEAGCEPIQRMRDELKSYVGRYELSEIGESVRELLESYNITENQEQVQVSETCSQVPEVGARSSDDEVHSSSTADFRKLRPRSLNADSAKVSTVRESDKKVNLQKNTSTPKTQVRRSKNIVNSQDTAGGRKSQKKPQRPSKQEAHKEKEKVKMEKQGKSSATSSEEVGLTGEGSPIDNVDGSDENKENVDGPMEEVSLAEVS from the exons ATGGAAGAAATTGTGAAAGAGCAGCAGCCTGCTATTGTTGTTACTG GGAAATCCAAATTGAGATATCCGCTCAGATCGGCGACGAAGGTGAAAGAGGAAAGCCCACCGGTGGCTGATTTGTCTAATTCTTCTACTTCAAAGAA GGGAAGGTCAGTTTCAAGTGTAAGCAAAAGTGTGAGCGTCCTTAATCTTTCCAGCAAGGAAAAATCTGCAAAGCCACCAAGAAGGCTGTCCACTCCTGCCAAGTCAGCACTTAATGTGGTTGCAAAATCAACTGGGACCATTACTCCCATATCTGAGGCTAGAACTATGTCTAAAAGGTCTACAAGTGGACAAGCAAAAAATGAGACACCTCTTTCTGATATTTCTAGAACTTCTAGCCGCAAGAAGTTCAACATGCTGGCTTCCTCTTCATATTGGTTATCACAAATCAAGCTTTCTGAATCTGTTTCTAAGCACTCCATTTCTATTGGCTTTTTCAAGCTTGCTTTGGAGGCTGGATGTGAG CCTATTCAACGGATGAGGGATGAGCTCAAATCATATGTGGGACGCTATGAACTGAGTGAAATTGGAGAATCTGTGAGGGAACTATTAGAGAGCTACAACATTACAGAAAATCAAGAGCAGGTTCAAGTATCAGAAACTTGTTCACAAGTTCCTGAAGTCGGAGCTCGATCATCTGATGATGAAGTTCACAGTTCATCTACAGCAGACTTTAGGAAACTGAGACCTAGGTCCTTGAATGCTGATAGTGCTAAAGTCTCCACAGTCCGAGAATCGGACAAGAAAGTGAATCTTCAGAAAAACACTAGTACACCCAAGACCCAGGTACGTCGGAGCAAAAACATTGTAAATTCACAAGACACTGCTGGTGGTCGTAAGTCACAGAAGAAACCTCAAAGGCCGAGTAAGCAAGAAGCACATAAGGAGAAAGAAAAAGTTAAGATGGAAAAGCAGGGAAAGAGTTCGGCTACTTCTAGTGAAGAAG TTGGATTAACAGGCGAAGGCAGCCCCATAGACAATGTTGATGGATCTGATGAAAACAAAGAAAATGTG GATGGTCCGATGGAAGAGGTTAGTTTGGCTGAAGTAAGTTAA
- the LOC136231940 gene encoding uncharacterized protein isoform X2 encodes MEEIVKEQQPAIVVTGKSKLRYPLRSATKVKEESPPVADLSNSSTSKKGRSVSSVSKSVSVLNLSSKEKSAKPPRRLSTPAKSALNVVAKSTGTITPISEARTMSKRSTSGQAKNETPLSDISRTSSRKKFNMLASSSYWLSQIKLSESVSKHSISIGFFKLALEAGCEPIQRMRDELKSYVGRYELSEIGESVRELLESYNITENQEQVQVSETCSQVPEVGARSSDDEVHSSSTADFRKLRPRSLNADSAKVSTVRESDKKVNLQKNTSTPKTQVRRSKNIVNSQDTAGGRKSQKKPQRPSKQEAHKEKEKVKMEKQGKSSATSSEEGEGSPIDNVDGSDENKENVDGPMEEVSLAEVS; translated from the exons ATGGAAGAAATTGTGAAAGAGCAGCAGCCTGCTATTGTTGTTACTG GGAAATCCAAATTGAGATATCCGCTCAGATCGGCGACGAAGGTGAAAGAGGAAAGCCCACCGGTGGCTGATTTGTCTAATTCTTCTACTTCAAAGAA GGGAAGGTCAGTTTCAAGTGTAAGCAAAAGTGTGAGCGTCCTTAATCTTTCCAGCAAGGAAAAATCTGCAAAGCCACCAAGAAGGCTGTCCACTCCTGCCAAGTCAGCACTTAATGTGGTTGCAAAATCAACTGGGACCATTACTCCCATATCTGAGGCTAGAACTATGTCTAAAAGGTCTACAAGTGGACAAGCAAAAAATGAGACACCTCTTTCTGATATTTCTAGAACTTCTAGCCGCAAGAAGTTCAACATGCTGGCTTCCTCTTCATATTGGTTATCACAAATCAAGCTTTCTGAATCTGTTTCTAAGCACTCCATTTCTATTGGCTTTTTCAAGCTTGCTTTGGAGGCTGGATGTGAG CCTATTCAACGGATGAGGGATGAGCTCAAATCATATGTGGGACGCTATGAACTGAGTGAAATTGGAGAATCTGTGAGGGAACTATTAGAGAGCTACAACATTACAGAAAATCAAGAGCAGGTTCAAGTATCAGAAACTTGTTCACAAGTTCCTGAAGTCGGAGCTCGATCATCTGATGATGAAGTTCACAGTTCATCTACAGCAGACTTTAGGAAACTGAGACCTAGGTCCTTGAATGCTGATAGTGCTAAAGTCTCCACAGTCCGAGAATCGGACAAGAAAGTGAATCTTCAGAAAAACACTAGTACACCCAAGACCCAGGTACGTCGGAGCAAAAACATTGTAAATTCACAAGACACTGCTGGTGGTCGTAAGTCACAGAAGAAACCTCAAAGGCCGAGTAAGCAAGAAGCACATAAGGAGAAAGAAAAAGTTAAGATGGAAAAGCAGGGAAAGAGTTCGGCTACTTCTAGTGAAGAAG GCGAAGGCAGCCCCATAGACAATGTTGATGGATCTGATGAAAACAAAGAAAATGTG GATGGTCCGATGGAAGAGGTTAGTTTGGCTGAAGTAAGTTAA